From a single Aquarana catesbeiana isolate 2022-GZ linkage group LG09, ASM4218655v1, whole genome shotgun sequence genomic region:
- the CCNB3 gene encoding G2/mitotic-specific cyclin-B3 produces MLPTSRHPRPALSKLPRPGKSVFEENLRPGKEDGTQTKRSPSSPQGGAKKRSAFGDITNAHKNQQLLQKKKDGQKVLKKTKGTVKNNETNLKRAPKKVATIEVPGDVKDEKDTNVTSEEVTPPKKEEEPPVEQTIPKDVEDIDKDSVDDPFASSEYALDIFNYMRSREEKFELPNYIDVQRDISKEMRAILVDWVVEVQENFELNHETLYLAIKLVDHYLAASVITREKLQLIGSTAVLVASKFEERCPPCLDDFLYICDDAYKREELIAMEVDMLQKLNFDINIPVPYRFLRRFAKCAHANMETLTLARYICELTLQEYDFVQERASKLAASCLYLAMKMKDLGGWTATLQYYSGYPATDLLPLMKKLNSLLKNQPNDKLKAVWSKYTHRVFFEVAKLPTLDMKRLEEEEEEEESKR; encoded by the exons ATGTTGCCCACCTCTCGTCACCCCCGACCTGCGCTATCCAAACTGCCTCGCCCAGGGAAGTCGGTGTTTGAAGAAAACCTTCGCCCCGGAAAG gAGGATGGCACACAGACAAAGCGCTCCCCTTCCTCCCCACAGGGAGGTGCAAAAAAGAGATCTGCATTTGGAGACATTACCAAT GCACATAAAAACCAACAGCTGCTTCAGAAGAAGAAAGACGGGCAGAAGGTTCTGAAGAAGACAAAAGGCACCGTGAAAAATAATGAAACGAACCTCAAAAG AGCTCCAAAAAAGGTTGCCACCATAGAGGTGCCTGGAGATGTAAAAGACGAAAAAGATACCAATGTGACCAGCGAAGAAGTGACACCTCCGAAAAAGGAAGAGGAGCCACCTGTAGAGCAG ACCATACCTAAAGATGTTGAAGACATTGATAAAGATTCGGTGGATGACCCGTTCGCCAGCTCGGAGTACGCCTTGGATATATTCAACTACATGCGTTCCAGAGAA GAAAAATTCGAACTGCCCAATTATATAGATGTACAGCGTGACATCAGCAAGGAGATGAGAGCGATCCTGGTGGACTGGGTGGTGGAGGTGCAG GAAAATTTTGAGCTGAACCATGAGACTCTCTATCTAGCGATAAAGTTGGTTGACcattacttggcggcctctgttaTTACAAGGGAAAAGTTGCAGCTCATCGGTTCTACGGCTGTGCTCGTTGCATCCAAATTTGAG GAACGTTGCCCGCCCTGCTTGGATGACTTCCTCTATATATGCGATGATGCGTACAAGAGAGAGGAGCTGATTGCAATGGAGGTCGATATGCTACAGAAGCTGAACTTTGACATAAATATCCCTGTTCCTTATCGCTTCCTGCGTCGCTTTGCAAAG TGTGCCCATGCCAACATGGAGACTCTGACACTCGCCCGTTACATATGTGAGCTCACATTGCAGGAGTACGACTTTGTGCAGGAGCGGGCTTCCAAGCTGGCGGCCAGCTGTTTGTATCTTGCAATGAAGATGAAAGACCTGGGCGGATGG ACGGCCACACTTCAGTATTACAGTGGATACCCGGCTACAGATTTATTGCCCCTTATGAAGAAGCTAAACTCTCTGCTCAAGAATCAACCCAACGATAAGCTGAAGGCTGTATGGAGTAAATACACACACAG